One genomic region from Eptesicus fuscus isolate TK198812 chromosome 4, DD_ASM_mEF_20220401, whole genome shotgun sequence encodes:
- the LITAF gene encoding lipopolysaccharide-induced tumor necrosis factor-alpha factor codes for MSAPGLYQAAAGPSSVPSAPPTYEETVAVNNYFPTPPAPVPGPTTGLVAGPDGKGMNPPAYYTQPAPVPNTNPITVQTVYVQQPVSFFDRPVQMCCPSCNKMIVTQLSYNAGALTWLSCGSLCLLGCVAGCCFIPFCVDALQDVDHYCPNCKALLGTYKRL; via the exons ATGTCTGCTCCGGGATTGTACCAGGCGGCCGCCGGGCCTTCGTCGGTGCCCTCCGCGCCCCCAACCTATGAAGAGACGGTGGCCGTTAACAATTACTTCCCCACGCCTCCTGCCCCCGTGCCTGGGCCAACCACGGGGCTCGTGGCTGGCCCCGATGGGAAGGGCATGAACCCTCCTGCATACTACACCCAGCCAGCGCCCGTCCCCAACACCAATCCAA TTACCGTGCAGACGGTCTACGTGCAGCAGCCAGTCTCCTTTTTCGACCGCCCGGTCCAGATGTGTTGCCCTTCCTGCAACAAGATGATTGTGACCCAGCTGTCCTACAATGCCGGTGCCCTCACCTGGCTCTCCTGCGGGAGCCTGTGCCTGCTCGG GTGCGTCGCCGGCTGCTGCTTCATCCCTTTCTGCGTGGACGCCCTGCAGGACGTGGACCATTACTGTCCCAACTGCAAAGCTCTCCTCGGCACCTACAAGCGTCTGTAG